The nucleotide window CTCTTTTCCTTGACTGGTGTCGATGTGTGGCACTCTGTCTCGGAACAATCTGGAGGGTAGAGGGCTTCATCACAGCTGTAACCTTTCTCAACACCATCAGATAACCACTGTGTTTGAGAAAACATAAAGTCAATGTTACATTGTCAATTCGACTAACAAAACTTTGCAGTTTCATATTAACTCAATTGGAGACTGAAGATCTATGtcttgtttaaaatgttttcaaccAAGAAGGAACGTCACTGTCTGTAAATCAGATACAAGCAGaataaaaatcatattttttagAAGGCAGTTACTTCACAATACTTAGCAGCCACATACTCATGTGGGAGACAACGAATTGCTTATTACTTTAATACACTTCACGTTGGGTGGCTATCCAAATATAcagcttttttgttgttgctcattttggattttttttccatttggaaGATCATATCAGATGGGAAATATGTCAATATTAATgtaaaggacaaaaaaaaagcaacatttaAAAGAAGACTCATCACATATATCCTCTTGCTGCAGAAATCACATGACGGCCTGATgattcgatcctagcaggatcttcttcaaaagctGAAACgcttttgaagaagatcctgctaggatcgaaatgacaggccaacttactttaacacatactcttacacaggctctctaatggataagcagtttgctaacagttttaatttattttgaaatcacATGACGATATGTAGCCCAGGGTTAGAAAACTGCAGAATTTCCCATAAATGTTTGTAGTACTGCTGATATCCAGATATCGTTCACAGAGTGGACAAATATGGACTGATATCATTATGCTTAAAACTAGATTTTTCAGTGAAATACTAGAGAAACAAACAACTGCACAGCCTATCATATTACCGTTACTGACCAGTAATACTTACTTGTAACGAGACACAATGTATCTTCCATTTTTTAGCATGCTCGTACTTAGGACCTGGTAAAAGGGaatgatgaaaacaaataatcagACCGTTTAACtaagaaatatttataacaaaacatttccAAACTCCCAAAAATCAAAaccaataactttaaaaaaaaaaatatgaaaatgtccTCAGTGTAAGTGTTAGCAGCTGTGTTCCAAAgcatttaaatattatatttgtcaTGACAAAATCGATTGCAGCAAATTTAAAtggatattccagtggctgaagATGATTGCTTCGAACAAAAATTGCTGGGAATTTTCTGCAACTTTAGTTAAAAGCCACATCCTTTTGGTGTTTTGTATGGCtaagatatgaatgttcaaatttaattattttcttaatgcatctggcaacagtagagtgaatgatgtcatcacacaATTAAAGctgtaaattttattttttatttttatttttttgtaatttttaacTCACTTTATTCACAGATCaacaataatatttctacagaaAAGTTGGCAAtatgatgaaattctaaatacagataACATTGACAcataagcaaacattccaatgGTAAGTCATTTCAAGGATACATCAATTAGAATATTGAAAAAGGAAAGTAAGACTTTGAAGAACAGTAGCCATGATACCATCAAGAGACTACATGCTGCGATGTGCTCCACGGATTAATCGAGGGTTCATccaatcaaaataggttacCTTCAATTGACTATATCTCAAattaggaacaagatattggAAAGGAGGTATTCAcatttcaactaacagtgtggactatttcttaattaaatctcaaataattgttacattgcctgaatcaaaattaaatagCCAATGTATCTCACAAACCTTTAGCACTTCGCACAATCAGATGAGTGCTCTCCTGAAATTTCAATTCTCGACTGTAAATTCCGCCTACGAAAGAAAGAAGCAGAATATCGCCGTATTTGTAAATCTATCTAGAAAACAGTGAAGCGTAGTGCTCAGTAAAATcctaaaaatattgattttttttttatagatttttgGAACTGAATCCTGACTAGAATCATATCTAGCTGAAAATCGAGATGAATTCTACTTATAATTGctgcatatttttttccttGAAGACAATTCAGTGACATCTTCCGAGAGAATTGCTCCGCCAAAGCTCGACCGAATCGTCGAGACGGTGGCGAAGTTACGGCAAAAGCCAATTAAAATTAGTCTGAGGAACTACCAAGGTAACTGcaggattgaaaacaaaaatattttaccATGTTCTGTTATTGCTTCTTCGATCCTTTTCTTTTCGTCCATTTGGAACCCTGTCAGGCAGACATTGCATCCTTTGAATATAGGACATTTATAAAGACTGATTACTTCGCTGCTTGTTCCTTTGTAGTACCTagagaataaaagaaaaggGTTTTTATGAACGACAGataataatttatctggtatcacATCACAAGATGCCACATAAGATATAATACAAGCGGAAGTAGTTTCATACACAAGAACCATAGTATACTATAATAGACACACTTCAGAACtatcaaaactgctacacaaaaattGAATCCTAAATTTTATTCCATGAATGAAATTTAAGTTCATTAGAAAATGATTGAGAAAAAATAGTCACTTGTCGTAGCACATTACCAAGCTTTTGCAGACTATGAGTATAATTGCTATGAAAAGGAGACGCTGGTGGGAAGGTTTGAGAACATCTAGAAAGGTCTGTATTATCGACAGATTGCTCACAATTAAAGTCTTTTTATTGTAGAGAAAGTCCTTGATAATTTTCTTTGGCCATTTACTGATAAATGTGACTTACTTGGTTTGTCCTTCGTCCCAGCAAGCATCAACCCAGTCTGGTAATAGAATAGGTTTCTTCAGATCTGCAGCCACCTGTAGATTTGTAATAGTAAACGATACTTGACTTACTTTGAGGATTTAcatgaaaaatcaaattttctgaaaattgctttaataacaataataataataatcatggaCATTTACAGTATAATGCGCCAGTATCCGTCTAAAAAGACGCTCATGGCGCAGATATTATTGTACTTCCATGTTGTTTGATGCCAATATCCAGATATGTAACAATACTTTTATAAGAAAACCTTTTGCACAGAAAAATCATCGATGGAAATGAAGTCCTTACCCAAATCTTCTTGGAAGAGGCATCATGGTTTAGAGACAACGGAGTCGgttacaaaataaaatgtggAATCCCATAACATTAACTCATTCATTATTACATGTGAGAATACAAAATGCCATTTCATACACTGAAGTGAAAATACGATGTATGTGCACATATTGGAAAGATCCAGCAAAGAGCTCACTCCCATGAAAACTAGTTactagaaataaataaatgattatACAAAAAGGAAGATGAATAATTACAGAAAAACACCTCTCCACCATAGAGAAGTACTACTCACATGGTACTTTTTTGAGCCAACTTCGCCTGCTATGAGGTGGGTTATACACTCGGTCAAGTCTTTGGACACTGTCCCTCCCATCCACTGGACCTTTCTGTGGATCAACTCCTATGAGGAGAGGAACGTATTTGTACAGGTAAGGAGAAAAGACTTCCAACACTAGAAAGGTGAGTATTGTTCTTGCATTAACACATATGTAAAAGAGAATGAAGACAAGCAAAgatgaataatttatccagttaCCCATCGCAAAACAGTCAAAGTGTTATACAAGAAAGGTGTGATATTTCCATCCTTGTAAGATCTTTGTCAGAGGCAAAGCTTCAAAAAACCCATAAAAACTCAGTTTAACTCTGAAGGCCAACACCTTTTATACATTATTGACACAGGTTTTTTGTTTAGGAGATTAGCTGGTTGCACTGAGTTTTCCCTTCTGCCTGTTGCAAAGTTTGTGATCATTTAGTACTTGCCAAAATCAGGAAATTAGGTTCAACTTGATCAAATTGGGAAGAATAATCTTTCATACGAAATTCATGGGCAGCTCTCACTGCTCTGAAGGAAAGAAAAGCCACTTTCAAATTATTACTAAGTTTTCCCAGATCATCATATAATGCATTCTGTCATTTAAAGGGAGTTTCGAAAATCAGAGAATAAAAGTCTTCTGATATTTTCTGAAACTTTGGAATATAATTTTGATTAGAAACCTTTATATATTCTAGAATTGTAAATACAAACGATCTCTATTACATGGTAGAAATAGCTATTATCAGCATTTAttcaattaatataattaaaaacaaataaaatcattaaatgtgaaaaaaataatataaaggatgaatttttaaatatatatacccTGTATATAAATTTATCCGAACAGATATGCTGGTGTAAAGTGATAAATTTTCACTTCACACTCTTGTTTAGATTAATGAGAGTAACTGAATGTAAAAATGGAAAATTGAGAGAAAGTTACAAGAAAGTTGACAACAATTCTTACCCTTCTCTGCTTGACGACACTAGAGCAAGTAATAACTGCACCAAACAGAGTTAGATTGTGCACTGGATGACTTAGTCGTGGTAACGAGATATCCAATTCTAGACAAGATAAAACACACTGAGCTCCAACAATCCTACaaaaaaagagcagaaaataacTTTCAATAACAACAAAGTTCTGTACATGACGGTGACTTTCCTGATATCTGCTTATTTTTTGCTTAATTTCTAAAGTCAATTTATCTTCAAATGCTTCTTTTCTTTCCACAGAAATACCTTACCTTACCTGCCAGATATTTGCTTTTATAAGTTACTAAAATATTTTCAACGAATAACCATAAAGTCAATAATATAAATGAATGCACATATTGAAAGCTATATGGAAAGCATTCGAAGGAAGTTTATGATATTTCAATACAAACTAATCAGCAGTAACACCATGCTGAGAAAGTTTTGAAGTTTTGTGGATTACATTATTTGCAGGATTTCTTCTTCTAATATCACAACGAATTGGAAAAACCACAGATTGCTATCTTACTAGGGCCAGACAGGGCAAGCTGTGAAAAGTCATACAGTGTCTCTGAAGGTAACTTCAGATTGTCAAACAGCAAATTCAAGTACGGCAATCTATTCCGCATCtttgaaagaaagatgataTCACATTTCCATTTCAAATAGTTATAGTAATTATTTTAAATCTTGCTTCTATCATTTAATCAACATTTTGCTTGACACTGGAAACTGATTAATTATAATACTGATACTTCACTGCTTCAAATAACTTTTGTCTTTGCTCAGTCTCACTTACTTTTGCTCAATGAAACAGCAGTCCTGAGGAACCCTGACTTGGTTAAGATCATGCTGGAGACAAAAGGCATCATCAAACAGAttcacaaaacacacacacacctgtTGTATTACTTTAAAAACTCCAGCAACTATTTAACAGACAAACCTGCATCCAAGTTTGAGCAGATGGTCAAACGCCTGACCCTCAAATGGGTCACATACATAGAGGTTATTATCGGTCGTGGTCATTTCTAGAACGGCTTCTTCTTTCACCTTTTCTGTCGGGACTTTGGCAGCTTGAACACCCTGAAGATAAGTTGTGAAGAAAGAAAGGTTTATTTTGCATACTTTTATATGTTAAAGAAATATCGAGACAAGTCATGACACGCATAAAATTAATTTCTCAAACTTCATTCCAGAACTTCTCAGTTGATGGTCAAATTATGTTATGAAAGCAATTCAGTTCTGCTCCCAGAAATTAATTCTAGCAAgtcatactgtagttttaaCAAGATGGACTACAGTGTGTTTCTCTATCTTGAATGCCTCTCGAGATGAATGCAATAACATAGACTTCAGTGTTTAACTTTTATGCAGCAAATTTGAATTTGCATGAACTACAAACAGTTACACTGTTTCCTGTGTAGAAACTGCTTATTCTGCCATACTTCTTACAATTCTGTAGCAGTCTGCAAATATAGTATAGCATTTCTTTGCCATTCCCTGTACAACAAGACTTGATGTAAAATATTCAACATGTGGAAACAAACCTTGACAGCATTTTGCATCTGGTCCTTCCTgttgtttgctgatgacacaaaTCTGATCACAAAATCAGGTTTGCCAGACATGATTGTGTTTTAATTCAATTattctgaaagaaaattaagataAATCTAGGAATCATTTGTTGTGTATGGTATATTACAGCAGAGTCCCTCCAAATGCATCTAATGTTAGCCTTATTGCATGTGAACTTTGTATATTGCAAGTAGAAAGCAGGTCTTTAGTTTTTGCCTGTTCTATCAGAAGCACAAAATTAAAGAATAAAAAGTAATACAAAATCGTCAATGCAAATTTTGAATTATTCCTATCTAGCATACAGTATAGTCAAGACATGAAGAATATCAATACTGCAGGATTAAACATAGATTTGTCAaactgatgaccctgcataaAATAAAGGTTGATCAAGCAGGAATACCAATTACCATTAACAAATCATAATATTCATCTCCTGGGATGGAGATGTGATGACCTAAATCGAAATAATCCTAATAAACATTAAATCCGAAATTAAAGCAGCCttcttgtaaacatttttgGCCTACTTGCAGGTGTAAGATTCTCTTAATGTTAAATTACGTAGGCCTAAGCCTGTTTGGGACTTGATTGTGACCAATTGAGTAAGACTACTAGGCCTATCCAACGAGCTATACTGTTACGATACTAAACTAGGTATAGCATACAGCCTATGTCCAATCTGTAATAAGTCCTAATGCATGATGTAGCCTAGGctagtaaaactaaggtaaatcTAACTCTGGCCTGAGATCCacaataattttttgttttacttattttatGACCACTGAAGTAAAAATACTGAAACTTGACATAGAAAACCATGGAAGTTATTGAACTTTCAACTTACTAGCATCGAATTATGTTTTGACGTTCAAAGTAATGGGAAAGACTTTACATTTTATTATTGtctcttattttctttttaccgCCGTCCCAATTCGgttatcaatttctatgggtTGGATATATTTCAAGCACAGGCTTGCTGGAGGGAGTACGTGCATATTACTTCACTCATTACTGTCTGATTTAgtaatgtgtgtatattttaagaAGTGAACAGTATTGGCGGTCATTACTGCAAGAAATACATATCAAGGAATAAATGAACAAGCAAAGAattaaaacattacaaaataaaaagcattagaataaaatgaaagaaaagaggaaaGGAAATCAAGTGAATCTTTGGACGCTAGGGTTATTAGGtggtaaattatatgaaatataaaagtacGTCACTCACCTCAAACACTACAGTCTTATTTGCGCTAGGTCGCCGTCTCGTACGAATCGTACAGACAGGATCCAATTAAAAATCCAAACACAAATTCCGCTATCAAAAATATTCTATCGTTGTGTGAAAGATTTCGCTTATCGTTCGTCGGAATAAAACCATCTATTGTTTTATCGAAACCAATGTCTCTAGACCTAGTATTAGTCATGACATTGATAAAGTGATTATTGATCGTAATTAATCTTCTAAAAATAAGGGCGCACTTTCGATTTGATAAAAGTGAAGTCCTCTACAAATCTACGTAAAAGATGAATATATGGGCGCATTGGGCCTGTTTAGCTGCTAACATTTGACAGAGCCTTATACGCAGTTTTACCATCAGGTTAAATAAAATATACTGTTAATGGACTTCCTTTAACAATTTGCGAAGACACTTTGGTGAAATTAGAAAATCTGTTATATTTAAAAGTAATCATTAGTTGATGGTGTAGGCTGAAATGGTTGTTATTAAAAAAGATCTTTAAATCAAGTTGGCTgcagtaatttttttattttgatctaCAGAGCATCGTCGGTGAAAAGTATGTTTTACTGCCCAGTCAAGAACTAGATGTTTTTAAGATAAATGTCGGAAACGGTTGAAATATAAACTAAACTTTGGGTAAAGTGCCTCTTTTATTCACTATTTCTCATGGTAAGTCTACATCAAATACGTTGAATACTGCGTATTACTAAGTTCACTTTTCAGGGCTGCGGTTTTCTACTGAAGCAAGTGACTCGGAAGTTGGACTGGATGTAGGCATgcactcagtggcgtaggaaggtacttttgagtggggggggggggatgaagactgatggccggcctgggggaggggtctaagggggggtgtccccctcccctttgtaaTTCTTTTCCATTTCCacgtggcctcagatgcaatttggtgcaatatagcacacttcaacccacccactccattttgtatataattttgcattttcacctggccttagatgcaatttggtgctccaaatgagaattttttctcatctggaaatgaaaaaggggttttctgacttgcgaagcgggggggggggcggaatgatacttccgcccctccacattttacaccggggggctggcgccccccagcccccggttcctacgcccttgcatgcTCTGGATTATAAGTTACCGGATTTGTAGTCTCAGAGTTTCCGAGTGTTGTTGCACCTAAACTGTGTCTAGTCATAGACTGAAGATGGATCGATCTGATCAGGTAGGATCTTCCAAGAAGAGGATTTTTAGCTGCTTGAATACTAATGTGACGATTAAAATCGGAAATTTTAAACTTCGCGGAATAAAGTTTATGAAGTCTCAAGATACCAAACGTTATTTTGTACAGTATCTCAAAATATCGAAAAAGTTTTTAGTGAAATTTTTGGTTTAAACTATTTGCCAATTTGAACTCAACAATTTGTCCAATTTCACGAAATTTCAACTTGTATTTACGAAATTTATATTGTTTGCCTCAAAATTTGCCCGCCATAGTCGACTATGGCCGGGCCACTAATTTCTATAAAAAGTTCAacatttgttatatttatgtcTTGGATTCTTTCTCTGGAAGTTATATTTTGAActttaaaaagtaacaaattgaCGAAAATTAAACGTTTGAAATCTGGAAGTTTCGAATTACCATTACTGGCGATTGACAACAACGTGACTTGATCTCACCATATTTCGGGGGAAATATTCCAAGTGCATAAGAAATAGCAAATTTGCTCAGCCGGGGTGTAGGTGAATGTCTATTAAATCAGTAGAACAGGAGTACACAATGTCAAAGAACAGTGTAGCTAAGCTTAGCATATTTTCAAAGGATTTGAAAACGAGTCTACCTTTGATCCCCTCTGTCCTTATATTGGTGCCTTTTAAGTAACAAAAGTTATTATACTAATCGATCAGTTTGATTGCACATCTCACATATAGGATGATCACAGCAGGTATACAATAAGATAACGCAAAGTATCACCATGGAAATAGCGCCATCTGATCAAGAAATAGTTTTCGCTAAAGTAGTCCCTGCGATAAATCAATTATTGTCCGAAAGGGATCTGTGTCGTGAAAGGCCGAGAAAGTATATATAATTGGTTTGTTGAGATTTCAGGCAATTAAAAACTGTTAATAATCGTACCAACTTTCTGAACAGGTTCAACTTAGAGATATATCGTTTTCTTGAATGGACAGTACGTAGCACAAGTTTCGTTATATACATGCATGAATGTGTAACAAGGCCAAATGAGCATATGCTAGTAAGACTCAGCCTAGCTTTGGCTGTTCTAAGAATAAATAGGCCTAAGCGCGTATGCATAGGCTAGGAACGTGAGGCATTAAACACTGCACTGTTTACATGCTGCTCATTGCAGACAAGTTTTCATTTAGAGAGTTTGGAGACTATTTCATACTAGCTGGTTTAATCAATACTTTAAGTCCTTGCAAATAATGCATTTAGGCTGTGCTGTTGTCAAATTAAAATTGATCCAATGCCAACCAAAAAAGGACTATAGGTTCCCTATATCCAGTAGTCATAGATAGGAGATATAATATGGATAATGAATGCATAAAATTCATAATTTTGACTTCCTTACAGCACAGATGGTCAGAGACAGCAGCTAACTAGTATCCAACCAGTAGGCCCTATATTTACATTATTCTAAAAGGTTGCTGGGGAACTAATCAAAGACAGAATGGCTGATGTGGTGGCTTTGTGGGACATTGCTCTGAGCAATGGCATACACAAAGTGAAGTTTGAACATGGAACAACCAGCGGAAAAAGAACCATCACAATTGATGACGAGGTAATACGttttaagaaattttaaaatatggATAAGGCATTCAGTCTGCTCAAAATAGTGTGTCTGTTTTCCTTCTATAGTTGTGTCATTGATTATGTGTTGGATAAGAACAAATAGACCATGTTACCCTCATAAACTTGGATAGTGATTAATGTTCTGTTGAGACAATTAGTGCTGTATTCAATATAATTGTAAAAATGGTCAGTGGTTGTTGAGTGATTAAGCTATTATTATTTAGAGAAGCATGTACTGTTGATTATTACTGTTAAATGTGCTTTATGTGTTATGAAGCTACACTATCTCATTTGAAATATTCTTGTGACAACCTTCTAGGTTGACAAAATTTATCTCTCAGATATAAGATTGCAAGTTGTTTAATTGTTACCGCTTTTCCAACACAAATAGTTTTTAAACAATTACCTTTTATGGGAGATTTCTCATGCCAACACTGCTGAACGATATGAATTTTGACACAGAATGAATTTTGAATCAGGCATAAATCCTGGTTCTTTGAGTTTTGAACCTGACATGAATTGCTCTCTGGTGGGGACTGTAAAATATGGTAATTGTAGAAGTGTATCATGCTTGCTATATACTCCAGGTTTCCTAGCTTTTAGACAACACCAATGCCTCCTTGAAAAGTGGACCCCTGCTCAAATCTACACCCATTACCGTGGATTATGGCCAGCATGAACAAGAACagatgtttttatttaatttatttctcttattcattttgtttcttcGTTCTTTGGTTTGTTCCTTCACAGGAAGTCCTTAGAAGAAACTGGATGTTCAAATTGGTCGGCAAAGAAACCTTTCATATTGGTAAACACAAAGGAGTAATCCATATTGAGGCCGTCTCTGGATTTGCCTATGAGTACACCTTAGAGATTGACGGTAAGAGTCTGAAAAAGTTTGTGGAGCACCGTGCAAAAACTGCCAAAGTTTGGACACCAGTCATCGATGGAGTGGGCCATAGGGTGGTTTTTGGTGAGTGTACCCTCTAACATGTCCCCGTTGTTACACAGATGCAAAGATTTATAGCAATACTTGTTTACATTCAATTACTTTTCTCACCGTCACTGCATGTTTCAGGTTCATGTTTGCAATAAAACAATTGGATTGTAACAAAGGTTAAAAAGAAATGTACCTTAAAAAGTGGATGTTGCCTACTAATATTCTACTTTATGTTTTAATTCCACAGAGAAAGACACAATGGATGTATGGTGTGATGGGGAGGTCTTAGATACAGCGGTAAGTAGAACATGCAGTCTCTCAGTGCATtctgcttacctgtctcctcacaatgAAATCACTACCTAATTACAGCaaactgtttttatttgatGTTCATATGAAGGTTTAGTAATATTCAGTTCTAAATCAATTCTTTAGAAAAGCTATTTTTAGAACAGCTGATTCAACACAGCTATTATAGAGCAGCTGCTATAGGACAGTTTGGAGCAGCCAATTAATAACAGCTGCTGTAGGACAGTTTGGAGCAGCCACTTAATAACAGCTGCTGTAGGACAGTTTGGAGCAGCCACTTAGTAACAGCTGCTATAGGACAGTTTGGAGCAGCACTTAATAACAGCTGCTATTGGACAGTTTGGAGCAGCCACTTAGTAACAGCTGCTGTAGGACAGTTTGGAGCAGCAC belongs to Apostichopus japonicus isolate 1M-3 chromosome 4, ASM3797524v1, whole genome shotgun sequence and includes:
- the LOC139966579 gene encoding fas apoptotic inhibitory molecule 1-like, which produces MADVVALWDIALSNGIHKVKFEHGTTSGKRTITIDDEEVLRRNWMFKLVGKETFHIGKHKGVIHIEAVSGFAYEYTLEIDGKSLKKFVEHRAKTAKVWTPVIDGVGHRVVFEKDTMDVWCDGEVLDTAGEFVEGGSETHFEVGGRSCCIRAVSSGKRREGIIHSLLLDDREIPEAIE